DNA sequence from the Spirochaetaceae bacterium genome:
GCGGCACGCGCGCCGGTAGTGATGACCCGTGCGGCGCTGTTTGCCGACAAGGCGGCGCTGTTTCCCGGCGCCGTGTTCGTGGTCGGAGCGGACACCGCGGAGCGCCTGGTCGACGAGCGCTTCTATGGCGGCTCGGCGCACGACATGGACGCGGCGCTCGCGGCCCTGGCGGAGCATGGATGCCGCCTGCTGGTGGCCGGCCGCCGTAGTGGCGGCGAACGCTACCTCACGTTGCGCGACCTCGCGCCGCGCATTCCGGCGGCACACCGCGGCTTGTTCTGCGAGTTGCCGGAAGCACTGTTCCGCCGCGACATCTCCTCTACCGAGGTGCGCTCGCGAGCCGCGGCGAGACCGGCTTGCCGCTGAACCGCACGCCGAGCGCCGCCGGCCCCGACGAGAGCGGGGGCATCTTCTACGGTTGGGTCATGGTCGGCGCCTTCTTTGTGTTCAACATGCTCGGCCAGGCGAGCGGCACGCTCAACTTCGGACTATTCGTGATCCCGATCAGCGACGAACTCGGCATGTCGCGCCAGATGATCGGCTGGGCGCAGACGGCGCGCATGTGGGCGGGGGGGCTGAGCGGCATCGTGATCGGCCGCTGGCTGGACCGCCACGGCCCGCGCGGCCCGGTGCTGGTGGCGGCGGTCGCGGCGGTAGGCGGACTGCTGATCCTGTCGCGCGCGCAGTCGCCGGCGGTCCTGTTCGGCGTGTTGCTGGCGCTGGGGGCGAGCGGCTGGACGGCGCCGGGCGGCGGCGCCCTGATCGCCACCGTGCCGGTGTCCAAGTGGTTCGTGCGGCTGCGCGGGCGCGCCACCGGGATTGTGCAACTGGGATTGGGCGTGGGCGGGGCGCTGCTGCTGCCTTTGACGCAGGTGCTGATCGACCGCCACGGCTGGCGGTCGGCGCTGGTGACCCTGGCGTGGCTGTCGGCCGCCGTCGTTCCGCTGGTCGTGCTGCTGCGCCGTCAACCGGGCGACCTCGGCCTGGCCCCCGACGGCGGGCCGCCGCGCCGCCGCGCGCTGCGCAAGGACGGCGCATCGGGCCCGGTGCCGCGCGCTGCGCCGCCGGCGGATGACGATACGCTCTGGACCATGGCGGGGGCTGCCCGCACCACGGCCATGTGGCAGCTCACGGCCGCCTTCGCCAGCCTCGCCTTCATGCTCGGCGCGGCGAGCGTGCATCGCGTTCCGCACTGGGTCGAGCTGGGCTTCAGCCCGGCCACCGTGTCGGTGGCGTTCGGAGTCGACGCCACGGTCGCCATGGCAACCGCGCTGGCCGGTGGATTCGTGGTGGAGCGGCTCGCCGCGCGTTTCGTCGGCGCGATCTCGGGCACGCTGTTTTGCGTGGCGCTGTCGCTGATGCTGATCGGGCGGGCGTGGCCGCCGGTGCTGTTCGCGTCGGTCATGCTGTTCGGCGCCGCGATCGGGTTCAACATGGTGGTGCAGGGGGTGATCTGGGCGCAGTACTTCGGCTGGCGGTTCGTCGGCACCATCCGCGGGGTGGTACTGCCGATCACGGTGCTTGCCGGCGGGTTGGGCGCACCGATCGCCGGCGCCGTGCGCGATGTCACGGGAACGTACCGCGTGTCGTGGATCATCGTGCTGGCGATGAGCGCGGTCAGCACCCTGCTGCTGCTGTGTGCACGGCCGCCGCGGTCGCCCGAACGCCGCGCCGGTGGCTGACCGGCCGCGTCGCCGGAGCCGGTCCGAACGCCGCCCGTGCCCGCCACGGTCGCCCGAGCGCGGTGCCGGATGCTGAACAGGCCGTGCGCGGCCGGCCGGAGCCGGCCCTGACCATGCAGGACGCCCGCGCTGCGCGCCAATTACGTCAATGCGACCGCACGACGACGAAGCGCGCGCGTTGAGGTCGGCGGGTGACTCATGGCGACCACACCGCGGTCGGATCAACGGAGGCGCCGACGCTTGATGCACCGGTTGCCGAGGCCGGTAGGCCGCGCCACAATGGAGTACGCCATGGCCCGACAAGCGCAACTCTGCCTTACCACCGTGGAGACCCACACCTGCGGCCACCCGACCCGGGTGGTCGTGGACGGCTTGCCCGCGTTCGCCGGCGCCAGCGTCGCCGATCAGCGTGCCTGCGCGCGCAATGAGCACGACGAGTTGCGCACCTTGCTGTGCCGCGAGCCGCGCGGCCACCTGGCGATGTACGCGGCGTACGTGGTGCCGTCGCGGGTAGCCGATGCCGGGGTGGTGTTCGCCAGCCAGGTGGGATACGACGACATGTGCGGCCACGGCACCATCGGCGTGGTCACCGCGCTGTGCCAGAGCGGTCGCCTGCCGCGCGACCGGCCCGTGCGCCTGGAGACTCCCGCCGGCGTGGTCACCGCCGAACCGCGCTGGGACGGGCGGCGCGTCGCGTCGGTCAGCTTCGACAGCGTGCCCGCGTTCCTGTACGAACGCGATGTCAGCGTCGACGTGCCGGGATTGGGGGAGGTAAGCGGCGACGTCGCGTTCGGCGGCAACTGGTACCTCTACGTGGACGCCGCCGCCATCGGGCAGTCGCTCGATGCCGCCAACCTCGCGGAGTTGATGCGCCTCGGCAATGCCATCAAGGAGGCGCGCAACGGCGTCGCCGAAGTGGAGCACCCGTTGCATGCGCAGATTGCACGCGGGTTGATCGGGGTGTCTTTCTACGGCGCGCCGCGCGCAGACCCGGCGGCGGACCAGTGCAACGTGGTGGTGGAGAGCGACACCTTCTACGACCGGTCCCCGTGCGGTACCGGCACCTGCGGGCGGATGGCGGTGCTGCATGCCCGCGGCGAATTGGCGGTGGGCGAGTCGTTCCGCAACGAGGGCATCGCCGGCGGCGAGTTCACCGGCCGCATTGTGGCGGAAACCGCAGTGGGGCCGCTGGCGGCGATCCAACCACGCCTCACCGGGTCGGCGTGGGTCATGGGGCAGGCGCAGTGGAGCCTGGATCCGACCGATCCGCTCGGCACCGCGGGCTGGTAGCAGCGCCGCCCGACCGCTCGCGTTACGGCGCCGCCGCGCACACCTGCCGGAACTCCCGCAACCACCGCGAACGGGCCACGAACCGTTCGGCGAACAGTCCGAGCAGCAGCGCGGAGACGGTGCCGGTGATCAGGAAGGCGGGTGCGATCAGCCACGCGCTCTCCCCGAAGATGATCAGGCGCGCCGCCGCGACCTGCGCCAGGTTGCTCGCCAGGGCGCCCGTGATGCTCACCCCCACCAGCGAGACGTGGCGGCCCGCACCGTGGTACAGCAGCAGCATGACCACGGCGCTGGCCAGCGAGCCGGCGGCGGAGAACAGCACGATGTAGGAGAACAGGGTGCCTTGGACGATGCCCTGGCCCACCACTTTCAGGGCCACCAGGGTGAGGACCTCGCGCGGCCGCATCACCGTCAGCGCGACCAGGACCGGCAGGTTTGCCAACCCCAGTTTCAGGAACGGCACCGGCTTCGGGATGACGTACTCGACCGAGGCCAGGAACAGCGCCGCCGCGGCCAGCAGCGCCAGCGCCCGCTGCCGGCGCTCCACGACCTCCCCCGGTACCAACGCGGACTCTCCGGTCCGGCCGGCGGCGGCGTCGCGGCGTTCACCCACGGCGCCTGCCGGCGAACGCCGCCGAGCGCGGTGGGCGGGGGCGGTGCACCGCGGCCCGATGGTGCGCCGTCATCGGTGCGCGCGCTCCGATCAGGACACGGCGTCCCGGATCGCCGCGGCGCGGTCGGTGCGTTCCCACGAGAACTCGTCGCGTCCGAAGTGGCCGTAGGTGGCGGTGCGCCGGTAGATTGGCCGCGCCAGGTCGAGCGTGGCGGTGATGGCGGCCGGTGTCAGGTCGAACACGTCGCGAACCGCGTCCTCGATGCGCTGCTCGGCGACGGTGGCGCTGCCGAACGTGTGCACGTACAGCGACACCGGTTCCGCGACGCCGATGGCGTAGGCGATCTGTACCTCGCACTCGGCACACACCCCGCTGGCGACGATGTTCTTGGCCACGTAGCGCGCCATGTAGGCGGCGGAGCGGTCCACCTTGGAGGGATCCTTGCCCGAAAATGCGCCGCCGCCGTGGCGTGCCTTGCCGCCGTAGGTGTCGACGATCAGCTTGCGCCCGGTGAGGCCGGAGTCGCCGTGCGGCCCGCCCACCACGAAGCGCCCGGTCGGGTTGACCAGGTAGGTCACGCCGCCGTCGAGCATGGCCGCCGGCAGCGCCGCCTTGATTACCTCTTCGACGAGAGCCTCCCTGAGTTGCTCGTGGCCGACTTCCTCGCGGTGCTGGTGGGAAAGCACCACGGTCTCGATGGCGGCCGGACTCCCGCCCTCATAGCGGACCGACACCTGGCACTTCCCGTCGGGGCCGAGGAACGGCAGCCGGCCGCTCTTGCGAACCTGCGCCGAGCGCAGCATGATGGCATGCGCGAATTCGATCGGCGCCGGCATGAGGTGCGGCGTGTCGGAGCAGGCGTAGCCGAACATCAGCCCCTGGTCACCGGCGCCCTGTTGCTTCCCCGCGCCGCCGTCCACCCCGCGGGCGATGTCCGGCGATTGCGCGTGCATGACGTTGAGCACCGCACAGGTTTCATGGTCAATGCCCAGCGCCGGGTCGTCGTAGCCGGCATCGCGCAGCACCTCGCGCGCGAGCTGCTGCGGATCCGGCGAGCCGCCGGTGCGGATCTCGCCGCCGACGACGATCAGGCCGGTGGTGGCGAACGTCTCGCACGCCACCCGGGAGGCGGGGTCCTCGGCCAGGGCGGCGTCCACCACGGCATCGGAAATCTGGTCGCACAACTTGTCGGGGTGGCCTTCGCCAACGCTCTCCGAGGTAAACCGGTAACTGCGGCGCTGCTGCATTGGTGCCCGCCAGAGTAGCGGGGCGGACCCTGCTGGGCAAGGAGATTCAGACGTCCGCCGGACCGACTTCGTTGTCGCAGGCGCTGGCTGGGACAAGCCCGGCGCGCGCGGAGTGGTTCCGTGGGTCCGGGTGACGTAGCCTCGATCCCGCAGCCCGCGCTCCCGGCAAGGTCAATCATCGTCGTCGGTAACCGTGAACGTATACGAAGAGAGTGTGCCGACGTGATATCTGGGGCCGGGAAGAATGGTGATGGTAACGGTACTGTCCGCTTCGTCGTCGTCGTCGTCGATCAACCGGACCTTGAAGTAATTGGAGAACTCGTTCGACACGGTCGCCGTGTGTTCGCCCGCTGAATGCAGCACGTTTCCGGTCTCGGTCAGCCGGTATTTGACCGTCACGGGGTAGTGTTCCTTGGGCCTGTAGTAGGAGAAAATGTTGAAGCTATGTTCAGCGGCCGCTTCCGAAACCGGGGTGTCAGCGGCAGCAACAGGGAAGCTCTTGAAGCGGGGCGTGGTGCCTTCCTTGAGAATCGAGCACCACTTGCCGTCGAACCAGGGGCCCGCGTCGTTCCCGTGCCACGCATGTACCCTTACGAGAAAGAAGAACCCCAGTTGCAGGCCGGTGAGTGTGTAACTGTTCTCGGTGCTCGCGATGTCGTTGACCCGGTACCAGTCCGTCCCGTAGAACAAAGGCCGCCACTGCAACTCGTAGCCGGTGACCGGTTCTTTGGTTGCCAGTGCCGTCCACGTTACCGTAATGCTGTTCGGATGCGTGTTCTTCAGGCAAACTCCAGTTGAAAAATCGGCTGTGCCCTGCGACGGCGGAGCGGTGGGCGTCGCCGGTGGCGGAGCGGTGGGCGTCGCCGGCGCGGTTGGCACCGTCACGACATCGGACCAGGCGCCATCGATCATGGCGAACAGGGCGCGCACCCGCACCTGATAGGCAACCTCCGGTTGCAATCCGTGGATCGTGTAGCTGGTAGCCGAACTCGCTATACCGGTGACCGGGATCCATGCCATGTCGGTGCCGGATCGCCACTGCAGCTCGTAGCCAGTGATCGATTCGCTGGTTGCCGGTGCGGTCCAAGTCACCGTGATGCGGTTCGAGTGTGCCGTGGGCGCGGCGAGCGACGGTGCCGCGGGTGCCGGCGCCGTCGTGGTCGATACGGTGATCGACTCGGACCAGGCGCCAACGGTCGTCGGGAACAGGGCGCGCACTCGCACCTGATAGGTAACCTCCGGTTGCAGTCCGTGGATCGTGTAGCTGGTAGCCGAACTCGCTATGCCGGTGGCCGGGATCCATGCCATGTCGGTGCCGGACCGCCATTGCAACTCATAGCCAGCGATGGTCAACTCCGCAACGGGTGCCGTCCACGTTACCGTTATGCTGGTCTGGGCTCCCGTTCCGTTGGACAGCAGGGGCGCAGCCGGTGCGGCTGGCGCGGCCGGCGCCTCGTCGGTCGGTGGCGGTACCACCGCGCTGCACGCTCCCAGCAGACAAACCACGATCACCAGTATGCCCACGACTCGTGGCTCAACGGCCATGGCGCCAAGGTTGCCCAACACCGCGACAAACGACCTCATGGACCGCAGTGTAGTACGAATTCATGAATGAACGATCATTATTGATGATAGAACAACTTGTTCCGTCAAGACGGCAAGAGGACAACTACCTGTGCCAGAACGACCTGGCCCGATGTCACCATGGCGCCGGGACTGATCCCGTTCTGTGCGAGTAGCCCGAACGCCCACCGCCGACGCGGCACCGCAGTCACTGGCCCGACGGTGCCCGGCTGGCCAGGCTGGCTGGAGCGAACGTTGAAGGCGGCAGTGACGAGGTGATATATTCGGGCGCCCTCCGTACCGGACGTCGACTCGGCGGCCATCGCCGGGGGTATCGTCATGCTCCACGGGAATGGTCGGCACGTGAAGAATTGTCATGAGTAAGCGCAGGAGCCGCAGGAAGGCATTGCGGCGGGCGCCGGCGCCGCCGCCGGGCGGGGTCCAGCTCGCGCGGCTGGTGCGCAAGAACGTAGCGGATGCGGAGGCGCCGCGCGAGCTGCTGCGTCGTGTCGCCGGCGGCGAGTTGCCCGCCGCGATCGAGGGGGTGCAGGGCGGCTTTGCCGCGGTGCTGCTGCACTGGCTGCGGGAAGCGGCGGACGGTCCGCTGGTGGTGGTGACGCCGACCGAGCAGGAAGCGGATCTGCTCGCCGACGACTTGGCCCTGACCGCGGAGCCGGTTGCCGGCCGCGGGTTGACGGCGCGCGCCTCGGGAACCTCTTCCGCGCCGCACGCGGCGCTTCAGGCGCACGGCGGATCCGCCGCGCAGGCGGTGCCCACCGCCGCCCTCACGATCGCGAACGGCCGTCCAACGCGCGCCGTCGCGGGCGCGGCGAACCGGCGCAACCGGATCCGGCGCTTTCCCTGGTGGGGGCTGCTGCCGTATGCGAGCGCGTCGCCGCTGCCGGCGGTGTTCGGCGAGCGCGCCGGCGTGCTCGCCGAACTGGTTACCGCGCCGGAGCAGATCGACATCCTGGTGACCTCAATTCGCGCGTTGCTGACCCCGGTGCCGCCGCCCGATTACCTGTGCGAGCGGGTGTTCAGGGTCGCCGTGGGCAGCGACCTGGACCCGATCGAGGTGGAGGAACAGCTCGTGACGCTCGGTTACGTGCGCGTGCCACGCGTCTCCATCCACGGCGAATTCTCGGTCAAGGGCGAGGTGATCGACATCTACCCCTACGACCGCGAACACGCGGTACGCGCGGTGCTCGACTTCGACACGGTGGAGGAACTGCGTGAATTCGAGCCGGCCACGCAGCGCTCGGTGGCGGCGCTGGCGGAGGCCGCGGTGTACCCGGCGCGCGAAGTGCACATGGCGGGCGCGGAGCTGGACACGCTGGCCGCCAACCTGGCGCAGCCGTCGCTGCCCGAGGAGGGGCGCGAGCTGTTCCTGGACGCGGTGCGCCGCGACCCCGACGCGCGCGGCGCCGAGATGTTCTTTCCGCTGTGCTTTGCCGAGCCGGCCAACCTGCTGCAGATCCTGCCGCCCGGAGCGCTGCTCGTGCTGGCCGGGGAGGAGCGCCTGGCCGCCACGTTCGACGCGGTGCGCAAGGAATACCAGGCGCTGTACCGGCAGGCGATGGCGGGCGGCCACTTCGGGCCGCTGCCCAAGTCGCTCCTGCTCGACTATCACCGCCTGATCGGCGATCATCCGCGCCGCGTCGCGGTGCACGAACTTGCCCCGAGTGCCTCCGCGGTGGAATTCGGGGCCCCGCAGGAGCCGCGGCTGCGGCTGCCGTGCGATCCTCCGCGCTCGTTCTTCGGCAACATTCCCTACTTTCGCGACGAAGTGGGGCGCCTGCTGGCCGCCGGCAACGAGGTGCTGATCTTCGCGGTGTACGAGCACCAGGCACAGCGCCTCGCCGCGCTGCTCGGCGAACTCGGGCGCAGTGCCCAGGTGCGCATCTTCCCGCAGAGCATCAGCGCCGGCTTCGCCCTTCCCGACGCCGGGGTCGTGGTGATCCAGGAGAACGAGATCTTCGGGCGCAAGCGGCGCATTCCGCGCGAGGCGGCCGCGGCCAGGAGCGAGGCGATCGACTCGTTCGTGGACCTGTCCGCGGGCGACTACGTGGTGCACGTCAACTACGGCATCGGCAAGTACCACGGCCTGGAGCGGATGAAGGTGCTCGGCAACGAGCGCGACTACATCGACCTGGAGTTCGGCGGCGACGAGCACGTCTACCTGCCGATCGAGCAGGTCAACCTGATCCAGCGCTACGTGGGCAAGGAGGGCCGCGCCCCGAAGCTCGACCGCATCGGCGGCAAGGCGTGGGAGTCGCGCAAGGCGAAGGTGCGCAAGTCGGTGGAGGAGCTCGCCGAGCGGCTCATCCAGCTCTACGCGCGCCGCAAGCGGGTGCAGGGCACGGCGTTCGACCACGACACCGACTGGCAGGCGCAGTTCGAGGCCGGCTTCCCGTACCAGGAGACGGACGATCAGATCACCTGCATCGAAGAGGTGAAGGCGGACATGGAGGCGCCGAGCCCGATGGACCGGCTGATCTGCGGCGACGTCGGGTTCGGCAAGACCGAGGTGGCGCTGCGCGCGGCGTTCAAGGCGGTGATGGGCGGCAAGCAGGTGGCGGTGCTGACGCCGACCACCATCCTGGCCGAGCAGCACTTCGAGACCTTCCTGGAGCGGTTTCAGGCATTCCCGGTCAAGATCGAGATGCTGTCGCGTTTTCGCAGCCGGCAGGAACAGCGCTCGGTGGTGGCGGCGGTCGGGGCGGGCGGCGTCGACGTGGTAATCGGCACCCACCGGCTGATCCAGAAGGACGTGCAGTTCAAGAACCTCGGCCTGCTGGTGATCGACGAGGAGCAGCGTTTCGGCGTCAAGCACAAGGAGCGGCTCAAGGAGCTGAAGGCCAACATCGACTGCCTTACGCTGACCGCGACGCCCATTCCGCGCACCCTGCACATGTCGCTCACCAAGATTCGCGACATGTCGCTCATCACCACGCCGCCGCAGAACCGCCTGCCGATCGAGACCTTCATCCAGGAGTTCGACGAGGAGTTGGTCGCCGATGCCATACGCAAGGAGCTGGCACGCGGCGGGCAGGTGTTCTACCTGCACAACCGGGTGCGCTCGATCCGCGAGATCATGGGCTTCCTGGTGCGCCTGCTGCCGGAGGCGAGCATCGAGTTCGCGCACGGCCAGATGGGCGAGGCGGACCTGGAGGAGGTGATGCACCGCTTCGTCGGCGGCGAGTTCGAGGTGCTGGTGACGACCACGATCATCGAGAACGGGCTCGACATTCCCAACGTCAACACGATCATCATCGATCGCGCCGACATGTTCGGCATCGCCCAGCTCTACCAGTTGCGCGGGCGGGTGGGGCGCTCCGGCAAGCCGGCATACGCGTACCTGTTCTACCCCAAGGACCACGCGCTGACCGAGCTGGCCATGAAGCGGCTGCGCATCATCTCCGACTTCACCGAACTGGGCGCCGGCTTCAAGGTAGCGATGAAGGACCTCGAGGTACGCGGCGCCGGCAACCTGCTCGGCGGCGAGCAGTCGGGCGACATCCTGGCGGTGGGCTACGACATGTACGTGCGCCTGCTCGACCAGGCGATTGCCGCGATGGGGGGCAACGGGCGCCGCGCGGACCTGGACATTCCCGACGTCTACCTGGAACTGGAGTACTCCGGCTATATCCCGGACGACTACATCTCCGAGCCGGTGGTGAAGATGGAGGTGTACAAGAAGATCTCCAGCGTGACGGCGGCGGCCGAGCTGGAGCGTGTGCACGGCGAGCTGATAGACCGCTTCGGGCCGCTGCCCGACGTGGTGCTGAGCCTGCTGTCGATCGCCGAGATACGCATCGCCTGCCGGCGCCTGGCGGTTGCGTCCCTGCGCGAGCAGCGTGGCGTGGTGCGGGTGGAGTTTGCCCGGCTGCAGCAGGTGTCGGTGGAGAAGGTGACGCGCCTGATCGCGGACAGCGGCGGCAGCGTGCGCCTCGATGCGGCGCGGCCCAACTGCCTGCTGATCGACACCGGCGGCATCGGCCTGCGCGAGAAGAGTGAATTCCTGAGCGAAAAGCTCGGCGCCCTGGTGTAGCACCGCGGTCCCGAAGCTGCCGCTACGCGCCCTCCCGCGGCGTTGGCGCGAGGTGATCTGAGGTGATCCCCGCCGTGGCGGGCAGGCGTGCGGCGAGCGTGCTATGCTAAGCGAGTGAGGGGCGATGCCGGAACCTGACGCGACCCTGCCGCTGTTCCCGCTCAACGTGGTGCTGTATCCGCGCGCGCCGCTGCCGTTGCACATCTTCGAGGAACGCTACAAGGAGATGGTAGCCGCGGCGCTCGACGGCGAGGGCGTGTTCGGAATGGTGTGCGCCGGCAAGGCCGGCGTGGCGCGCGTGGGGTGCACGGCCAAGATCGTCAAGGTGATCCGGCGCTACGACGACGGCCGCATGGACATCCTGACGGTCGGCATGCGCCGCTTCCGCATTGCCCGCCTGGTAACCGACGAGGCGTACTTGCAGGCGCAGGTGAGCTACTTCGGCGACGAAGCCGCCGGCACCGGCGGGAAGCTGGTGGCGCGCTGCATGAAACTGTACCGCGAGATCTACGAATCGACGCCGGGCAACCTTCCGGAAGCGGACCTGGAGGAATGTTCCGCGACCGTGGCGTCCTTCTACCTGGCCTACTTCAGCGACCTGTCGCTGGTCCGCAAGCAGCAGTTCCTGGAACTCACCGACCCGAACACCCGCCTGCGCGCGTTGCGCAAGGCATTCGAGACGCGCCTGCGGGAACGCCAGGAGAGCCGCCGCCGGGCACGCCGGATCGAGGGCAACGGCCACCTCCCCCCGCGATAGCGGTCGCACGGGGGCAATGCTGCCCGGCTGGCCGGGCTGCCGGGCCCTGCCGGGCCGTGCGAGCGTTGCTCCGCGAGCGGGAGGCGGGCTATCCTGACGGTCGGGAGGGGACTGTTGCTGGACGAGGTGGTGGCCGGCCTGCGCGGCGACCCGGCGTTCATGAGCGGGGTGTGCCATTGGCAGGTGGTGCCGGCGCGGGACGCCCGCACCAGGCCGTTTGCGCCGGTGGTCGACGCACGTCTGCGCGCGGCGCTGCGGCGGCGCGGCATCGGCGCGTGGTATACCCACCAGGAGCGCTGCTTCGAGTTGGCGCGGGCCGGCCGCAACGTGGTGCTGGTCACGCCTACCGCCTCCGGCAAGACGCTGGCCTACAACGTGCCGATCCTGCAGCGGTGCATCGAAGACGCGGACGCCTGTGCCCTGTACCTGTTCCCGACCAAGGCGCTGGCGCAGGATCAGCGCCACGAACTGGACGGACTGGTCCGTGAAGCCGGGCTCGGCGTGCAGGTGGCCACCTACGACGGCGACACGCCCACCTCCGCCCGCCGCGCGATCCGCGGCCGCGCGCGGCTGGTCATATCCAACCCCGACATGCTGCACGCGGCGGTGCTGCCGCACCATCCACAATGGGAGCGCTTCTTTCGCGGGCTGCGCTTCGTGGTGATTGACGAGCTGCATACCTATCGCGGCATCTTCGGGTCCCACTTCACCAACGTGCTGCGCCGCCTGCACCGGCTGACCGCGTTCTATGGCGTGCGGCCCCGGTTCCTGTGCTGTTCGGCGACCATCGGCAATCCGCGGCAACTGGCGGAGCGCATCGTCGGGCAGCCGGTCGAGCTGATCGCGGACAGCGGCGCGGCGAGCGGGGAGCGCCACTTCGTGCTGTACAACCCGCCGCTGGTGGACCGCGAGCAGGGAATCCGGCGCAGCGTGGTGCTGGAGGCGCGTTCGGTGGCGGCCCGGCTGCTGCGCCGCGGCATCAAGACCATCGTGTTCGCACGCTCGCGGGCGCGCACCGAGTTGCTCACCGCCTACATTCGCGATGCGCTGGTCCGCACCGGCGCCGACGAACGTGATGACCGCGAATCGAGCGAGCGCGGCGGCGGGCGGCTGGCATCGTACCGCGGCGGCTACCTGCCGAGCGAGCGGCGCGCGATCGAGCGCGGGCTGCGCGACGGCACGCTGGACGGCGTGGTAGCCACCACCGCCCTGGAGCTGGGCATCGACATCGGCAGCCTGGACGCCTCGGTGCTGGCAGGGTTCCCCGGCACCATCGCCGCCACCTGGCAGCAGGCGGGCCGTGCCGGACGGCGCAACGCGGCCGCCCTGTCGATCCTGATTGCCTCGGCGGCGCCGATCGACCAGTTCATCATCCGCCATCCGGAGTACTTCTTCACCGGCTCCCCGGAGAGCGGCTGGGTGGACCCGGACAACATCCACGTGCTGCTCGGCCACGTGCGCTGCGCGGCGTTCGAGCTGCCGTTCGCCGACGCCGAGTTGCGCGACCGCGGCGCGGCGACCGGTACCGACCGCGTTGCGGCGGTGGGCGACGACGGCCGGGCGCCGTTCGGGGGCGCTGCCGGCGAACTGCTGCGCCACCTTGGCGACCGCGGTGAGGTGCGCGCCGCCGCGGGACGCTGGTATTGGACCGACAGCTCCTATCCCGCCGGGCGGGTGTCGCTGCGCACCGCTACGTCCGCCAACGTGGCCATCACCGACCACACCGGCGGCCGGCGGCAGGTCCTGGGCGAGATGGACCTGCCGTCCGCCAAGACGCTGCTGTTCCCCGGCGCCATCTATCTCCATCACGGTGCTTCCTACATCGTCACCGGTCTCGACCCGGACCGGCACCACTGCAGCGTGGAGCAGACCGACGCCGGCTACTTTACCGAGGCGATCGTGCAGTCGGAGCTGACCATTGCGCGGCGCGACAGCGACGAGGTGCGCGCCGGGCTGGGGCTGCTGCTGGCAGATATCCGGGTGGTGCGGCGGACGACGGGGTTCCGGAAGCTGCGCTACGGCACCCATGAGAAGATCGGCACCGGTGACATCGACCTGCCGGCCGACGAGATGTACACCTGTTCGGTCGTGCTGCACTTCCCGCGTCGGACGGCGGGCGGGGCATACCTGGCGCGCTGCGGCGCGGCGCAGCGCTCGTTCGCGGTCGAGGGGATGGCGGCGCTGCTGCACAACGTGGCGCCGCTGTTCCTGCTGTGCGATCCGGGCGACCTGGCGGTGGCCGCGCGCGCGCGGGATGCCGAGCTCGACTGTCCGGCGGTGTACCTGTACGACGCCTGTCCGGGCGGCTCCGGGCTGGCGGCGGGGCTGCATGGGCAACTGGCGCGGGTGCTGGACGGCTGCCGCGACCTGCTGGCGGCGTGTCCGTGCGCCGCCGGCTGTCCGTCCTGCATCGGCCCCCCGGCTGCGCTGCCGGCCGGCGTGCCCGCGCACGGTGCGAACGGTGCCGGCGGCGGGCCGGACAACGGCAAGGAGCGGCTGCTGGAGGCTCTGGCGCACCTGCATCCGGGCACGCCGGCGCGCGCGCCGACGGGTTCGACGGCTGGGGTGGCAACGGCGGTCGCGCCGGTCGCCGCGCTGGCGGAGGAGATGGGGTGAGCGCGTCGGTCCGGGAACGGCTCGGCATGATGACCGGGTCCGAGCTGGCGGAGCCGCAGCCGC
Encoded proteins:
- a CDS encoding DEAD/DEAH box helicase; this translates as MLDEVVAGLRGDPAFMSGVCHWQVVPARDARTRPFAPVVDARLRAALRRRGIGAWYTHQERCFELARAGRNVVLVTPTASGKTLAYNVPILQRCIEDADACALYLFPTKALAQDQRHELDGLVREAGLGVQVATYDGDTPTSARRAIRGRARLVISNPDMLHAAVLPHHPQWERFFRGLRFVVIDELHTYRGIFGSHFTNVLRRLHRLTAFYGVRPRFLCCSATIGNPRQLAERIVGQPVELIADSGAASGERHFVLYNPPLVDREQGIRRSVVLEARSVAARLLRRGIKTIVFARSRARTELLTAYIRDALVRTGADERDDRESSERGGGRLASYRGGYLPSERRAIERGLRDGTLDGVVATTALELGIDIGSLDASVLAGFPGTIAATWQQAGRAGRRNAAALSILIASAAPIDQFIIRHPEYFFTGSPESGWVDPDNIHVLLGHVRCAAFELPFADAELRDRGAATGTDRVAAVGDDGRAPFGGAAGELLRHLGDRGEVRAAAGRWYWTDSSYPAGRVSLRTATSANVAITDHTGGRRQVLGEMDLPSAKTLLFPGAIYLHHGASYIVTGLDPDRHHCSVEQTDAGYFTEAIVQSELTIARRDSDEVRAGLGLLLADIRVVRRTTGFRKLRYGTHEKIGTGDIDLPADEMYTCSVVLHFPRRTAGGAYLARCGAAQRSFAVEGMAALLHNVAPLFLLCDPGDLAVAARARDAELDCPAVYLYDACPGGSGLAAGLHGQLARVLDGCRDLLAACPCAAGCPSCIGPPAALPAGVPAHGANGAGGGPDNGKERLLEALAHLHPGTPARAPTGSTAGVATAVAPVAALAEEMG